The following are encoded together in the Pectinophora gossypiella chromosome 14, ilPecGoss1.1, whole genome shotgun sequence genome:
- the LOC126372350 gene encoding uncharacterized protein LOC126372350, translated as MKSKLGVDFGATEQFVGDLSVNVPQQRAPKANTRRESVTPKIVVCPPMEEMSETIPSPHRGTRLLKALGRRLSRRSTDSVGSSSSSDSGSCEPSRADDRSSCSASDSGSDGSDRHRRHRSTVSLRRVFQSLNLTSRSQSCSPTDRQRQPKKQQQPKRILRPPVTYTYVRGLSGLPTQRVPRHTVCCATMGLNR; from the coding sequence ATGAAAAGCAAACTGGGAGTCGATTTTGGAGCGACTGAGCAGTTCGTCGGCGATTTGTCGGTGAACGTGCCCCAACAGCGGGCCCCAAAAGCCAACACGAGGCGCGAATCCGTCACACCGAAGATTGTGGTGTGTCCTCCGATGGAGGAAATGAGTGAAACGATACCGTCGCCACACCGCGGCACGCGGCTGCTGAAGGCCCTGGGCCGGCGGCTGTCGCGGCGCAGCACTGACTCCGTCGGCAGCTCCAGCAGTAGCGACAGTGGCTCCTGCGAGCCGAGCCGCGCCGACGATCGCTCGTCCTGCTCCGCCAGCGACTCCGGCAGCGACGGCTCCGACCGCCACCGCCGGCACCGCTCCACGGTCTCACTGCGAAGAGTGTTCCAAAGTCTAAACCTGACGTCACGCTCACAGTCCTGTTCGCCTACAGACCGCCAGCGGCAACCCAAGAAGCAACAGCAGCCGAAACGAATCCTGCGACCACCGGTCACGTATACCTACGTGCGCGGCCTCTCCGGCCTACCCACACAGAGAGTACCACGACATACCGTCTGCTGCGCCACGATGGGCCTAAACCGATAA